The proteins below come from a single Panicum hallii strain FIL2 chromosome 7, PHallii_v3.1, whole genome shotgun sequence genomic window:
- the LOC112901730 gene encoding xyloglucan endotransglucosylase/hydrolase 2-like yields MAPARARLLACLPALTMMAAAVSWVAAGGGRITDQVDILWGPTQLINGSDGDQTIGLSLDRVMGSGFRSKSSYLFARIDIDIKLVAGNSAGTVTTVYLISEGQWKIHDEIDLEFLGNVTGEPYTLHTNIFANGSGGREVQYRLWFDPTQDFHTYSIIWNSEQILILVDNMAIRQFKNHWDAGVPFPVYQPMRLNGVLWDADDWATQGGRVKTDWSQAPFTAYFRNYRASGCQPSGVAWECGQDPSGGDWFDGGAAGLDDVRQQQQLREAQERYTIYDYCTDSARFPDGGFPKECGLP; encoded by the exons ATGGCGCCGGCTAGGGCGCGCCTCCTAGCCTGCCTGCCGGCTCTCACGATGatggccgccgccgtctcctggGTGGCTGCCGGTGGCGGTCGCATCACGGACCAGGTCGACATACTCTGGGGCCCGACGCAGCTGATCAACGGCAGCGACGGCGACCAGACCATCGGGCTGTCGCTGGACCGCGTCATGGGGTCGGGGTTCCGCTCCAAGAGCTCCTATCTCTTTGCCAGGATAGACATCGACATCAAGCTCGTCGCCGGGAACTCCGCCGGCACCGTCACGACGGTTTAC CTGATTTCTGAAGGGCAGTGGAAGATCCATGACGAGATCGACCTGGAGTTCCTGGGCAACGTCACCGGCGAGCCGTACACCCTGCACACCAACATCTTCGCCAACGGCTCCGGCGGCAGGGAGGTGCAGTACCGGCTCTGGTTCGACCCCACTCAAGACTTCCACACCTACTCCATCATCTGGAACTCAGAACAGATCCT GATCCTGGTGGACAACATGGCGATCCGGCAGTTCAAGAACCACTGGGACGCCGGCGTGCCGTTCCCAGTGTACCAGCCGATGAGGCTGAACGGCGTGCTCTGGGACGCCGACGACTGGGCGACGCAGGGTGGGCGCGTCAAGACGGACTGGTCGCAGGCGCCCTTCACCGCCTACTTCCGGAACTACCGCGCCAGCGGCTGCCAGCCGAGCGGGGTGGCGTGGGAGTGCGGCCAGGACCCATCCGGCGGCGACTGgttcgacggcggcgcggcggggctggACGACgtgaggcagcagcagcagctgaggGAGGCGCAGGAAAGGTACACGATATACGACTACTGCACCGACTCCGCGAGGTTCCCCGATGGCGGCTTCCCCAAGGAGTGTGGGTTGCCGTAG